The stretch of DNA TGCCCGGAACGCTTTTTCCGATCCCAACATAGCGGCCAACCCGCGGCAGGTAAAGTCGTCTGCCGAGATAGAGAGGATATACCGGAAGGCGCTGGAGCCCGCAGGTTGATAGCTAGAGATGAGGATACGAAAAGCTAAATCACGTCTATTACAGCGGCCCTGGCTAACGCTTCCTGATGACTATAGCCTTTTTCAAGATATCTGGATATCCGGTAGGAACATCTATACTGCGGACAGAGGACGCGTTTTATTATATTCTTCAACTTCGTCTCTCTTTCCCGATCATTAACACCGTAACCCTTGACAGCAATACTCTTATTCACTACCTTGTTATCTTCGCGACCGATTTCCTCACAATTGAAGTACCGCCAGCCATCTTTGTGCGAGACGACTATTTTGCCGTTGCATAGAGACTCAGGGTTTTTCGACGACTCTTTTCCATATAATTCGGACTCTAACAATTTCTCTTTCATCTGACTTACCCCCTAATCGTCCCGGGTTACTTATCTCTCAAGAACCGATACCACGGTCCAATCCGGATACATCTGCTTAAATTTATCCTTAGCTTCCTGCTCCGTTTTGGCCTTGATATCGACGACGAAAGTACCCAGCTCATCAGGCCTTTCATAGCTGACGGAATATTTCTTAGACATCCGTCCACCACCTCTATAGTCTATATAACGAATTGTAACAGGCAAATGTTATTATTTTGTTAAAATATGAATGGATAAACATGAGAGGAGGCATATGATCGACTGTCACCATACGCCTCCTCTCGCTTTAGCTATTCCGGTTAGTCCAGTATTTCGTAAGCTATCTGAACAGATATACTTATCGTGAGCTCTCCCGGTTCGATGGGCGTTGGTGCGGGTGCTGGTACTGCCCCTTCTGCCGCCATGTAATCCCGATAAACAACGGGGTAATAACCACCGCTTTCGGAAATATAGGTTGCCTGACCCAGTTCAACACCGGCCAGAGATGCCATGTCTTCCGCCTTTGCTTTAGCATCGGCAACTGCCAGGGCCCTAGCCTCCTCTTGATATGCCTTCGGATCGTCTATCGAGAAACTGATATTGTTAACACGGATAAAGTCACCGCCGGCCAGAGCCACGGCATCAATTATGGAGCCCGCCTGGTCTATTTCCCTTATTTTAGCGGTTACCATGTTGCTGACCCGATAACCGGTAACGGTTTCTTCCTCTCTATCGTAGTCCCACCTGGTAATCCGCTGAATACTGAACTGCTCGGTACTAATATCTTTGTCGGCTATGCCGCTATTTTTCAGAGCCGCCATCACCTCGTTCATCGCCGCGGCGGCTTTTTCCTGAGCAGCCGCCACCGTAATATCTTCAGCTTCGACACCAAGCCATACCGTAGCCAAATCAGGAACAGCCTGAACCTCACCCTGACCGTTGACCCAGATACCCTGCTGCTGGTTAACCAGCTCAACTTTTACCGATTCCGGAGATCCATTGCCAGCCGGGCTGGCAACACATCCCGTGAAGGCTACCAGCGGAACTACAATTGCCAGAATCCCAAGAATAATAAACCATTTCCTATTCACAGATTTTCCTCCTCCGACTAATAATTTTTTCTAAATAATATAACGGGGAAAAGCCCCAGTAGTTAGCCCGGCTGCTCTAATATCACAATAGCCATCATCGGTTGATAAACTGCTTTTGCTGCCGCTACTCTGATATAATTGTGGTCAAAATCACCCATTCCAACACGAGCAGACCATGCCGAAGACAATCATAGGTTTAACTACAGATGAACTGCGTGTTCTGGTTGAGAAGGCCGGCGAACCGGCTTACCGTGGCAATCAGTTAGCAGAGTGGGTCTACCAGCGTGAAGCACACACGTTCGAGGAGATGACTAACCTGCCGCTCAGTCTGCGTTCGCAGTTGAGCCGGGAATATGAGGTCGGCCGTTCCCAAATCCTCTCCGTGCAACACGGCAGGGACACGACTATCAAGCTGTTGCTGGCGATGTGCGATGGCGCCAAAGTGGAAACCGTGGGCCTGCCGTACGCAGGTCATTTCAGCTGCTGCGTATCTACGCAGGTAGGCTGTCCGGTAGGTTGTGTTTTTTGCGCCACCGGGCTGAGCGGCTATGTCCGCAACCTGACGGCCGGAGAGATTGTAGAACAGGTATTGGCAGTACAGGAAGTGGTAAGAAATAAGCAACTACCCTCTGGCAGCCATACTAACCGCATTGACCACGTCACTTTCATGGGTATGGGGGAGCCGCTGCTCAACCAGGCGGCCACTATGAAGGCATTACAACTGCTGAAAAACGAGCTGGGCATCTCCATGAGGCATCTGACATTGAGCACGGTCGGCTTTGTTCCCGGCATTTACAAGCTAGCACGGGAGAAAACACAAATTACCCTGGCGGTATCTCTGCATGCTGCGAACGATCAGCTCCGCCGGAAACTTATCCCCAGGGTAATCAAGTTCAGCGTAACCGAGATTCTGGATTCCTGCCGTGAATTCGTAAAGCAGACCGGGAGAAGGGTAACGCTGGAATATTGCTTGCTTAACGGAATCAATGACGGCAGTATAGAAGCTCATGAACTGGCCAGAGCGGTAGGCAGGCTTAACTACCATGTGAATTTGATTCCATACAATGCGGTCTCCGGTCTTACCCTGCACTCCCCACCGAGAGAACGAATCCGGGCCTTCCGCGGAATTCTGGAAAGCGCAGGCATTCCCGTGACACAGCGGCTTCAGCGCGGCACAGGCATCGATGCTGCCTGCGGACAGTTGCGAAACCGTACAATATAGGCAATACTCCTAAACACAAAACAGGGCCGGCAAAATCCCACAACACAGCAGTATTTCACCGAATCCATTACCTACCAAGCTCTTCGCAAATCACCACCACTGTACTATAATGACAATATAACCTGACTAACAGGTTAACGCTATACCTTATATTAACTGCACTTAAAACAGGAAATCCTGGTTAGACTAAAGGAGGCAATGTGACGATACGTATTATCTCTCGCAGTAATGAGCTTTTCCAGGACCGGCAAGAAGCAGGAAGACTACTGGCTAGCGAGCTTAGACAGTTCATCTCCGATAATACAGTAGTGATAGGTATCCCTCGGGGCGGCGTTATTGTAGCCTATGAGATAGCAAGAGAGCTCAAGGTTGAATTCGATATCGTGC from Dehalococcoidales bacterium encodes:
- the rlmN gene encoding 23S rRNA (adenine(2503)-C(2))-methyltransferase RlmN, with the translated sequence MPKTIIGLTTDELRVLVEKAGEPAYRGNQLAEWVYQREAHTFEEMTNLPLSLRSQLSREYEVGRSQILSVQHGRDTTIKLLLAMCDGAKVETVGLPYAGHFSCCVSTQVGCPVGCVFCATGLSGYVRNLTAGEIVEQVLAVQEVVRNKQLPSGSHTNRIDHVTFMGMGEPLLNQAATMKALQLLKNELGISMRHLTLSTVGFVPGIYKLAREKTQITLAVSLHAANDQLRRKLIPRVIKFSVTEILDSCREFVKQTGRRVTLEYCLLNGINDGSIEAHELARAVGRLNYHVNLIPYNAVSGLTLHSPPRERIRAFRGILESAGIPVTQRLQRGTGIDAACGQLRNRTI
- a CDS encoding SIMPL domain-containing protein (The SIMPL domain is named for its presence in mouse protein SIMPL (signalling molecule that associates with mouse pelle-like kinase). Bacterial member BP26, from Brucella, was shown to assemble into a channel-like structure, while YggE from E. coli has been associated with resistance to oxidative stress.) — its product is MNRKWFIILGILAIVVPLVAFTGCVASPAGNGSPESVKVELVNQQQGIWVNGQGEVQAVPDLATVWLGVEAEDITVAAAQEKAAAAMNEVMAALKNSGIADKDISTEQFSIQRITRWDYDREEETVTGYRVSNMVTAKIREIDQAGSIIDAVALAGGDFIRVNNISFSIDDPKAYQEEARALAVADAKAKAEDMASLAGVELGQATYISESGGYYPVVYRDYMAAEGAVPAPAPTPIEPGELTISISVQIAYEILD